A part of Primulina eburnea isolate SZY01 chromosome 10, ASM2296580v1, whole genome shotgun sequence genomic DNA contains:
- the LOC140803089 gene encoding non-specific lipid transfer protein GPI-anchored 14-like, producing the protein MESKTMSSILKLACVLVFLAGFATSDIDKDKEKCANQLVGLATCLPYVTGQAKSPQKECCTGLKQVIQSSPECICLLVKDKDDPSLGFKINATLALSLPSQCQAPANASDCPRLLHLPPNSPDAKVFDDFANAANKTNSSPAPGISSTSSSTTATTSDQKSDGGRRKRFLGFERVSVMLLMVAVSILYFA; encoded by the exons ATGGAGTCTAAAACCATGTCATCTATCCTAAAACTTGCATGTGTTTTGGTATTCCTTGCTGGTTTTGCAACAAGTGATATCGACAAAGATAAGGAGAAATGCGCAAACCAACTTGTGGGGCTTGCCACATGTCTTCCATATGTTACTGGGCAAGCGAAATCTCCTCAAAAGGAATGCTGCACTGGTCTGAAACAAGTGATACAGAGCAGCCCCGAGTGCATCTGTTTGCTGGTGAAGGATAAGGATGATCCAAGTCTTGGCTTCAAGATTAATGCCACACTCGCCTTGAGTTTGCCCTCTCAATGCCAAGCACCCGCTAACGCCTCCGACTGCCCTC GTTTGCTACATTTGCCGCCAAACTCACCAGATGCTAAGGTGTTTGATGATTTCGCAAACGCTGCCAATAAAACCAATAGTTCTCCTGCACCTG GTATTAGCAGCACTAGTTCAAGTACCACAGCAACAACTTCTGATCAGAAGAGTGACGGTGGAAGAAGAAAGAGATTTTTAGGGTTTGAAAGGGTTTCTGTGATGTTGCTTATGGTGGCTGTCTCTATTTTATATTTTGCCTAA